One window of Pyxicephalus adspersus chromosome 4, UCB_Pads_2.0, whole genome shotgun sequence genomic DNA carries:
- the SPTSSB gene encoding serine palmitoyltransferase small subunit B has translation MDVKYIKDYLSWLYYQYLLITCSYVLEPWEKSIFNTLLLTAIAMVIYSSYVFIPIHVRLAMEFFSGICGGQHESTIALMS, from the coding sequence ATGGATGTGAAGTACATCAAAGATTACCTGTCCTGGCTGTACTACCAGTATCTGCTCATAACCTGCAGCTATGTCCTAGAACCCTGGGAAAAGTCAATTTTCAACACCCTCCTATTGACCGCCATTGCCATGGTGATTTACAGTTCTTATGTCTTTATTCCCATCCATGTTCGTCTGGCTATGGAATTTTTCTCTGGTATTTGTGGAGGTCAACATGAAAGTACTATAGCATTGATGAGCTGA